Below is a window of Fimbriimonadaceae bacterium DNA.
AGCCATCGGCATCGTTGCCGCCATAATAAGCGCGCAGATCCCGCAAAGCGCTACTGCGAAGAGAACTTCGACGAGCGTATGGCCTTTTGTTCGTTTCTTGTACATAGTCCTCTTTACACCATCGGTGTTTTGAGCGGAAAAGCTCATATGGCTCCCGTCTCTCGGCTGTACTCAAGTTGGTGAGATAAAAAAATGAGGGTCGGCACAAGCCGCCCTCATTTTTGATTGTGAGACTTGCGCTACCGTTACGGAAGCACGTGCGTAGCTGTGCTGCAAACCGGGTTGGTCGACATGTCGCCAATCGTGTATGCGCCACCGCTCGGACAGGCGGGCCAGGACTTGATGTAAGTCGGGGCGAGGTCGCCCTGAACAGGCGTATCGGTCGCGCCCTTCTTGTTATCCATTGCCCACTGCTCTTTACCTGCTTCTACCTGGCGCAGGTTTGCGATACAGCTTCGTGTCCGGCTGCTCTCTCGAGCACGCAGGAAGTTCGGCACCGCGATGGCGAGCAGGATACCGATGATCAAAACGACGATCATGATTTCAACAAGCGTGAAACCCTTATTCTTCTTTGCAATTCGCTTCATTTCTTAGCGTCCTCCAACTTATTCACGCCTCACGCTATTACGCATCGACGGCGCATCCGCCTCACTTCTCCCCGTTAAGGCGTATCCATTGGATATCTTCGGCAACTTCATCCCATCCCTTCAGTCAGCCCCAGAAATGAGGCTGAGGGGCCTGTAGGCTTTTTATCGTCAGGGCGAATCAGACAGAATAGCGTCATGCCTGATTTGCTCGTCGTTAGCTCGTTTCAATTCCTTCCCGTGTTTTTGAGTCAGGCGACTCGAATGCCGATGCGAGCTCGTGAGCTCTTGATGGAGCACGAAGGGGTGAAATCTTACACGGCGTGGCAGGACCCGTCGGACCCCGCAAAGCTCACAACAATCTTGTGGGTCGAGGGCGATGAAATTGCCGATGAGATCGCCCTCACCATGTCGCAGAACAGTTTTTACGCCGAGGCGCTCAAGACCTTTACGGGACCTGCGGACATGAAGCGAGTGCGGATCACCACGACAGTTGGGAAGTCGATTGACGATACGGATTCAGGCGACTATCTTTCCATAAGCCACCGTATTGCCGAGCCAGGAATGATGGATGAGATGGAGGACGAACTGGAAGGTATTTTCCAAGATTTGCAGACAATCTCTGGCTTTATCGGCAGCATGCACGGACCCAATGCAGCCCTCGATGAGGAGATGATTGCGCTGGCGTTCTGGGCCGACGAAGCCTCTTATCGAAAGTCATTGCCACGCAAGATGATGTACTCTATTGGTCTCACCC
It encodes the following:
- a CDS encoding prepilin-type N-terminal cleavage/methylation domain-containing protein, producing MKRIAKKNKGFTLVEIMIVVLIIGILLAIAVPNFLRARESSRTRSCIANLRQVEAGKEQWAMDNKKGATDTPVQGDLAPTYIKSWPACPSGGAYTIGDMSTNPVCSTATHVLP